From the Synchiropus splendidus isolate RoL2022-P1 chromosome 3, RoL_Sspl_1.0, whole genome shotgun sequence genome, the window AGAGTGCAGACTTCAATACAagtaaaacattaaataaaaaatctagCAATATGTCTTATAGTATATGTTTTGCAACTGATAGGGTTGGAGAAGACCAGAATTGCGGGTAAGAATCATTTGTGTTTCTGGAAAAGCAAAAGTATTGTGTGCAAATGTAAGCGTGAAGCGTGTGTTTTATAGTTGCTTGCTGCTTGACCTGACACTTGCATCACATAACAATGCTATAGAAACAAAGCCAGCTTCGTCATGAGATCAGTAGCTAAAGGATCACTTTGTTGGTAAAGCCTGCTGTTCTCTGTGCTGATGATCCTGTCAAACACTATCTTTCTTTCATAGTGCTCTTATTGTAGTTAAGATAAACTCTTTGCTCTTGCTTGACACTAGGCAGCATATTTTCATCTGATGGTTTGATGATTTGAAGCAGTCTTAGTGATTTTGTTGTGACTTCCAGGTGACCAGGAAAGCTAATTCATTGGTGAGTGTGCCTGGTGTGCGCGCGTATGTGTGACTGTGTGCCACTGCTTAGTGTCCCGTTTGCATTGGTTCTGTGTGTCAGCTTTTGAGTGTGGCTAAGCTTCTTGACATGACGtcagaaaaatgttttatgtGTCACACAGGACCTGATGACATGTGTCAACCTAAAATTATAGTCAAAGCGAATAGTCAGGTTTGAAGTTATTCATTATTGGTTGTTTTTTCTGTATATACAACTACACCTCTGCCTCATGTAACGTCTCTGTTGCTCATTGTGTTTTGACTCTGAGGACTGAAAAAGAAGCAGCAACTGTTGGTTAGGCTCCTGAATCTAAAGCAGCTGTGTGGATAAACAAACAGGAAGCACTGGAGGGGGAAAATGAAAATTGCACATTTGTGTTTTCGTGTTCCCTCTTTATAAAGCAGATTGACATGTGCACGAACCAGACTTTTCTTTTTACACCGTAACACACGTTACGTCACTGTTTCCTGTCATGGTCGGCCTGTGGTGAATTCTATTTACTTGTCAGAACTTTCTTTTTGAGTAGTTCGACTGCAAGTCTATGTCATGCAGTGATGTCTGTTCTGATAGCATTAATTATATGTATTACATTGTCAATTTCAGTGACATAACTAAAACAAAATGCTCTAACTCCATAGTGAGTAACCAGTGACTCTTGCCATACACAAATCATCAATCATCTAATACATTTGACTGTTTGCACAGGAACAGAAAGAAATCaggtgtatttttatatttcatttgacGACCCAGTATTCAATGGATGCCCTGCCACACGCAGCCTGGGATCAACCTCAGAACAGCCTGGACAGATGTGTGGTTAAAAAGGGGCTAGTATGCCTGTGAATATTATCTATGGCCGCATCTTATctttcacactgaaaaaaattctttattttctttcgtttctctcctctctttaCTCCGCTATCTTGCAACAGGATAGCCTGGATGATGGGCTTTGCTACCAGGGGGATTCTGACTCTGAGCAGCTTCCCAATGCTTCGGCAAGTTTCTCCTTGTCTGTCCTGtactccctccatccatcatctgcaTGCTTTATCCTTTCATTCCTACCTGTCCCCTCTTGGTTCATATTTTCCTCTGGCACAAGTCACCGGAACCTTTACTGAGAATTTGTCATCacatttgtgtaaaaaaaatcaaaaataaaacccCCATCAAAAACTCAAATTATCTGACCATTATCTTCCTCATCCTTTTGCGGGTTATTGTGACTGTCTGactgatctttttttaaattgcctCAACATATTGTCAAATGTTACGCTTGTCCAGTTTTTGTCCAGCTACAATAGTAGTCTTCAGTTCTGCTTTTGCTCTCTGTGAGCTCACCGTACAAAACCCAGTGACTGAAACCAAatcacagaatatttttttattctgctaACTGTGTTGTGCTCCATGTAGAACCTCCCAGCTCTCAGATACGGGGCGCAGGTCAAAATGACACAGAATCAGGTTCCTCTGCTTCCTGGGGAGAACATCCAGACTTCTGGTGAGTTCATCGACTGAACTAGAACACCACTGAAACACTGCTTACTGACAGTCTGGTTTCACTTCTTAGATTTCAATGCTGTGTTGTCTTGAGTTGACATGAACAGGGAATCATGTGGGCAGAATGAAAGCAAAATGTCAGCGAGCTTGTCAAGCGATGATGTATTTAAATAACGGAAGATATAGATGATAATCTGTGGCAAATGTGCAGTGGGAGTCGATAAAATGCTGGTTGGATTTGTGTGATAACATTTTCATATCGTAATGGTGATGACATGCTGTCACTGTGTGTGATAGATAGCGGTCTCTCACACTGTCATTTACCCTACCTTTAATGAGTGACGGTAAGATCCATATTTAATGTCTTCATGTATGTGCTGTGTCTTGTTAATACGAGTTGTGAGTCAGTTGCAATACCCAAGTTTTAGAAAAGCAGTTGAATATCATGAGAGGAAAGTCTGTCTAAATTCCAAGCCATCACAAAATAAGAAAGGAATTTTGTTTAAACACACGTGTGGTGCTGAATGGCATTCATAGTCACATTCAAAACATACATTAGTAGGTTTACCAAAATGTGTCTTTTCatctgttggtgtgtgtttctgtgtgcagTCAAAGACGTCATGTACATCTGTCCGTTCAGTGGACTTGTTAATGGGACTCTAAACATCACAGACTACAAGCTCTACTTCTTCAGCGTGGAAAGGGTACCGTTGGTTTTGAACTTATAATTGAGATCACTCATGTTCTACTTGTTTATATGCACGTATATATGACAGTGTGATtaatgtcagtgtgtgtgcgcaggacTTCACTCTTGACGTCAACCTCGGAGTCATCAGCCGACTGGAGACCATCACTGTGCCAAATCAGGGTGCGAACACCAAGGGACTGGAGTTGGTCTGCAAGGTAACACTCACACATGTGCGCACTGAAGGAGACCTCTTGGATAGGCAGGTGGTCACTGAAAGTTAATAAATAAAGCAGTATACCTTCTCTTTCTCTGTGCACTGACTGTAAGTTGCTTtggaaagaacaaaagaaagaacatGAACAAGTGTGTTTATGCTTGTCCTCAGGACATGAGGAGTCCTCGCTTTGCCTACAAGACAGAAAACACCAACCCAGATGTGGTGGAACTGCTGGCCAAATACAGCTTCCCTCTGTCCCACAGCATGGTCAGTGGTCATTGTTTGGTTGGCTTGTGGACTTGTAAGATACATCAGCTGTGGTCTAAAGATGACATGGGATGTGTGTTTCCATGTGCTGATGATTGCAGAATAGCTGTTAGATATGTCCACTGTTGTAACTACATGATATTATGCTGCTTTGCTTAAGGAGTAAGTCTGTGATGCACTGTGAGTCCaatttaataatataatgtTTTTTGGAAAAGAACCCATGCCCACATCAATATTTCACCCACTCCACAAATAGAGCAACAAATAACTACATGGATAATTAAATTACAATCGTATTTGAATTTACAAGTCACATTTTGTCAGCTGTCCCCGTCAAATATAATATTGAGGTCCTGCTCTATTTGCCTGTAAATCTGTTGTTTTCATAAGTTATTACAGTGCAATGGATATTATTGCCGGCATTTAGTCGTAAAAccttccccactgtgggaccagTAAAtgatatctaatctaatctaaagaggtttcatgactgaGTTTTCTTTTCCACAGCCACTGTTTGCTTTCTCGTACAAGGAGCAGTTTCCTGTGGACGGCTGGAAGGTTTACGACCCGACAGCTGAGTACAGGCGACAGGTGAGTTCACCTCAACCCCAGAAACTGATTAAAAACAGACGTAATTACATCCATCTATTCTTTTTCTCAAGGGTCTTCCAAATGAGAGCTGGACGATAAGCAAGATGAATGCCAGCTACGAGCTGTGTGACACGTACCCGTCTGTCCTGGTCATCCCCACCAACATAACGGATGAGGAAATTAAGCGGGTTGCCGTTTTCAGAGCCAAACACAGAATACCGGTCAGTCTAGTGCAGGGCGTGCAAATACACTCACTGCAGACACACGAGTCACAGAGGCTATATTTGGTCTTCAGCTCGTACCTTAATCGCTCCCATGAAACGCCTCGGTGCCGAGATGTTTGACTGGTAAAGTCCAGCATGTTTGTCTGGCCTAAGAGCTCAGTTCATAGTTCAACATGGCACAATACATGAGTGCTGACTAATGGGAGAGTTTAAGTTGACAGAATGCTCTTGGATATCCATAAAATGAATCCACACCCATCTGGGACATCAAATTGCTCATTACTGTCCTTGGAGTTTCCTCACATTAAAATCCTTTTTAGTCATGAGATCTCACTTTTCTTTCTCATGCGTGAATTACATTCCATTTCCCCTTATTCTGCGTGTTATTGCTGATCATTATGAGTGTTATGGGCACCATGTGGTGACACCTTGGGAGCTCTTTATCTAAATCCACAATTTATCTCCAAACTATAGTGACAGTAAAAACACGCATGACCATCTGACACTAGTCTGTAGATAGATTTTGTATCTGTCCTTGTTTCATCCGCTCTTTTGTGCCCATCGTGTTTGTTTAGGACTGGAAGTTTAACATCTGTTGTATTAGCTGCCCAGGAAGCACACACAGATGAGGCTGCTTCTTCAGTTTATTGCTTTAGATCTAAATGATGTAGCTGATGTACGGGTGCACTCCCCTGCAGGTCCTGTCGTGGATCCATCCTGAGTCGCAGGCCACTATCATCCGTTGCAGCCAACCTCTCGTCGGACCTTCAGACCGCCGCTGTAAAGAGGACGAGCGTCTCCTCCAGATCATCATGGACGCCAACGCGCAGTCACACAAGCTCACTATCTTCGATGCCAGGCAGAGTAGTGTGGCTGTCACAAACAAGGTGCTTCAATCTGACCCTGAGTTTCGCCTCTCTTTCCGTCTTATTTACGTCTCTTCTCATGAATCCAGACGAAGGACGGAGGTTACGAAAGTGAAAGCTTTTACCCAAACGTGGAGCTGAACTTCCTGGAAATCCCCAACATTCATGTGATGAGGGAGTctctgaggaagatgaaggacgTGGTGTATCCCACCATCGATGAAGCACACTGGCACTCCAATATTGACCAAACCCACTGGTTGGAGTACATTCGTGTGAGTCCAGTTTCCTGTCCTACAATGAAAGCTGGAACAGGTCTCCTATCTCTACGATATCGGGATCAAGCGCAGATTCATCCGGGCAACTAGCATTAGTTCAGTCAAGAAAGCTAGCAAGCGTGCGTCATTTGTGCTTTCTAATTGTGTTGTTTAGCTGCTGCTCTCTGGAGCGGTTAAGATCGCTGACAAGCTGGAGTCCGGCAAAACATCAGTGGTGGTTCACTGCAGCGACGGCTGGGACCGGACTTCGCAGCTCACCTCTCTGGCCATGCTAATGCTGGACAGCTATTACCGCACGCTACAGGGGTTCCAGGTGACAACAATGCAACATCAAACACGGAACACACGGCCACCACATCGTCatgtcatttgtgtgtgtgtgcaggttctGGTGGAGAAGGAGTGGATCAGTTTTGGACACAGGTTTGAAGCTGTAAGCAAGATTTCGATTATGATGCTATTTTGTCAAGTGGAATAGCTGTGACAGACCTAACTGAAGATTATGTTTACGTCTAAAGCTTATGAATGTCTGGAGACCAGTGTTCAAACTGCATATTTAGTCTAAGTCTCTTTACTCTACCGTTGAAGCAACTATTCAGGTGATAATAGCAATTTAAGAGGGTTGTTTACTGGCTGAGCAACTTTGTACTGTCAGGGTAATGGGCAAAAGTGTGATGGCTATTTCCCAACATTATTGGATTTTGAAGGTGCCCTGCAGGAGCTGACTTAACTTCTGTGTCCGTCCTCCACAGCGTGTCGGCCATGGGGACGAGAACCACGCTAACTCAGAACGCTCGCCTCTCTTCGTCCAGTTCGTGGACTGTGTGTGGCAGATGACTCGGCAGGTAAGAGGCGACACACCTCAACGAGCCGCAGCTACTGACATGGCCTCGTCCCTGATCACCTGTCGTTCTCACTCCAGTTCCCTTCAGCCTTTGAGTTCAACGAGCTGTTCCTCATCACGGTTCTGGACCATCTCTACAGCTGTCTATTTGGAACATTCCTGTTCAACAGTGAACAGGAGCGGGCTGCAAAGGTGGGTCACAGCTCTGCTGACCCGGTCGCAACAGCCATCTGAGAAGTTTCTATATTTACTCACAGCATATCAGGATCCACAGACATGGTAGCTCCCAGCTTTAGCAAGCGCACAGTGAGAGGCAGTTCTCGAACGTCACCCACCAACTAAATGCAGGAATCATTCATGTATGTGAAACATCTGGACTTATTACTGGCATTGGGGTTGCAAGTCACATTTTATTCATAGATTAAATCTCACGTTTGCGTGTAAGACGACTgcgaattaaaatgttttatgtgCAAATCTCAGAAATCTTGCATTTTTAAATGACCTCTGGAGGCTGCTTCAAAGGATCTCACGTACTGTACTGTCACAGCAATTTCAGAAATGTTACTGTACTTGTGGTTAAAAGTTCTAGCAGCTATTCAAATGAATTATCACTTGAATCATGCAATTATGCATCACATTCTAtctgccccctgcaggacgTCCAGGGAGAGACGGTGTCTCTGTGGTCGTACATCAACAGGTAAGTTGACGTCTCGCCTCATAAACAGGGGAACTGTCCCtctctgatcatgtgatcatgccGCCCTACAGTCAACCGGAAGAGTTCACCAACCCCTTCTATGTGGACTACCAGAACCAGGTTCTCTGCCCGCTGGTGTCCTCCAGACACCTGGAGCTGTGGAGCAGCTACTACGCCCGCTGGAACCCTCGCATGAGACCACAGGTATGTCTAGCAAGTCACGTGATTCACTTAAAAATATGACTTTAAATTTGTTGTATCGGTTTGAATTGGATCCAATATGTCGATGTATGATATGTTCTGATTTGAAATGTTTGGTTctcaaaaaaaaacttttgtggAACATATGCTTTTTAACTAGTGCTTAATGCTTTATAAATAGTAAGATGATGACAGTTGAACTGgatggtgtgcgtgtgtgttgcagaTGCCAGTGCACCAGACTCTGAAGGATCTTCTGTTCTTGAGAGCTGAGCTCcagaggagggtggaggagctgcagagagaggCCTCCTCCCACTCGCTCTCCTCCCCCGAACACTCCCCGCCCTCCTCTCACACGGGAACCCCACTGCACACCACCGTCTGATGCACACAGTCCGTGTTGTGGAGGGACTTGTTCCTCCATACCAACAAAATATGCAACGTTGACGCGCCaaaagtttatttatgaaatgaaCTAAATTATTTTTACACCTGAAGAGGAGGTGTTGGTTTGCTTTGGCTAGATTTACAAACTGGTCCACAAGATTGTGGGATTTAACGGTGGGTGTCGCTGACAAGTCTAGTTAAGTTAAGGTTGTGAGGGAAGGTGGGCAGGAAACAAATGCCAGCCATGGtttttcagtggaaaaaaagtgttaattTTGCCTTCCGTAGGTGTCACTGTTGTTTACATTGCATGTTCAGTTGTTGCCAAACTGTCAATATAcgtaacacacatacacaaaatgAAACCATCACATATTCTTTCTCATCTGTCTCACTCTTAAACATATGAGATGAATTGGGATTTGTCAGCAAATATCTGTGCATTTTGTATTATattgttctgaggctgaaaaaaatgactatATTTGGGAATGAACAGGTTCTAATTTGAgtatttgaaaaatgtggccaGAGAATACACAACATGGGATGTGAGATCATTTATCATATttctctgggttttttttcaatgtatatATCAATGTTTACTGTTTAATTTATTCCTCCACGCAGGATGTTACTCCTGAGTTGAAGGAACAAGGTGAAGCTGAGGATGGGCATGGTGAATTTAGTTTGCCAACATCTCTCTATATGTTTTGTACATAGCACTATGTGGGTTTACTGttgaacaatatttttgtcTTAAAATACCTTACGTTTGCGTGTACTAAAAGTGTGCTGTATGCAAAACACTGCACCAAGCGATGAAAGATTGTCGTTTGCGCGAACGGTTATGTGAGGCTCACAATTGAGGATCTAAATTCATGAACCTAAGAGCAAAATTGCACCtagaaattgcatttttttagcATGTGTTGAAAGTAGGCgcagtgatttcattttttgctCTAAGCATTTCATGCTGCAAACCTAGAAACAGGCTGATTTTAATGTCTCCAACACATGCCACAGATATTTTAAGGGGCTGGTTTTCAAgccagaagaagaaaatataatTGTTACtgctaaatacattttgattaaaaaacaacaacaacattcaaTTGAGTCACTGAAATAATCAACTCTAATGTGTCTATTTTGACAAAGTTGTCGCCATCTATTCAACAAAGTGGTCTCAGCGCTGCTGGGTCACGTCCAGTGGAAGTATTTCTAATTAAAAGCGTGGGCTTTCACAAGCACTGTGTTTAACTGTCTGATGCTGCCAGTCAGAGGGCCAGATGGGTGGAGAGGAGTGGGCGGGGCTCTGTGTTGCTCAACTCAAATACAGagtaacttttgtttttctcctagATCTAATTGGTTTTTTCTccagaatttaagaatgaagtcAAAAAGTCCAGAAAGGGCACTTGTCTCAAGAGAGGGAAAGGGTCTGGTACGCGAGCACCACCAGGGGTCTATCGATGTTCCCGACTCATGCAATCTCAGTATAACCCAGGCCATGAAAATGGTTCTGCCTCTCGTGCAAAATTAGTACACGCAAACTAAGACCTTTGACCATGTATTCGTCCCTCACTCACCAGTGTTCCTAACCTATTGTTCTCACGCGACTGTCCTATGTGCCGTCACCACTCATGGATGCAGCAATACAACACGACACAATCCGGCCGATCACGTCCACAACACTCATCCTGTGCCATTCATTTACTCCACTCGTGTTATTTTGTTACCGCTTGGTGTTTGTTACTTTTGACATTTCCcgcaaacaaaaataaaaaacaggaaTTCAAACTGTTTCTGGTCcatattattttattagttaATATTGGAACCATGATCATAACAAGAGTTGTAGtattgaagaagaagagaaacagGTCACTAGCCCACATCAAGCTAAACTGAATATTCAGTctgagaagaaggaaaaaacttGATTCGCGTTTACAGTCAGAAGGATAAAAAACATGCAGTCATGTGTGTTTCAGCTGGATCGCGTGTGTGCCGCCTTTTGGAGATGCAAACCTCTGTAGTCCTCGAGGTCTGTGCCCCCTGTGGTTATGATTTTAAAGTGAATTACAAAAAAATCCAAAGTGCGATATTTTGGTGTTGACATTGCGCAAATACTTCATTTTCCTCCACAAAACCTCACAGTTTGATCGCCCTCTATCTTTGTCCCTCAAAGTAACCTTGGCAACTGTGACAGGGAACTTGATTCCATGTTATGGGTCAGCATCAAACTCTTCGACATGAACAGTGGCAACTAGACCTGCAGGACATAAACCCCATAACTGCAAAGTAGACACAGCCACACCATCAGGTTCTGGCTCAAGGTCTTTCCTTTGAAGCCATTTAGCAGATGTGTGAAAAGGAGGCGGTACCAGCTCTGCTCTCAGTGTCCACCAAGTGTGTGGTCATGACTGCGCCTCTTGATCGATGCCAAACTGGTAATCACTCCTCCCCCTCAGTGTTAGCTCTCCCAAACATCTCCCTGAACACAGGGTCAAAAGGCAACTCTCACAGAGCTCCAACAACCTCCACTATGGAGTAGATTCCAGGCCACTGACAAAGAACAAGCACACATGCATGAACCCCCGACATGGAGCAGCCCCACTGCCAGTCACATTTTAAGGCAAGTCTGCAACACCAGATAAGAACAAGTGGGTACATTCAGATTCCTGTTGCTGGCTGATGTTTTCATCTGGATGGTGAAAGGCAACTATCCGCTGTTTTTTGGTGAATTTCTGCTACAAAACTTGGTGATGATGAACCCGGGTCTTTACATTCATTACCGGACGAGTTGGAGTTTGTGGATTTGTTGTCAGTTTTGGTCAGCGTGTGGCGCGTTGAGACGAATGGAGAGTAACGGCAGACCATCGGGAAAGCAGCATTTCTACAAAAAGTGCAGCTGTTAGCAAAAGTTGTCACGTACAAATTGTTGTAGATAAGGTTAacgtgtaaacacacacacacacactgaaggatCAGTTGTCATCACACACTGTCgagtaaaaacagagtaaataGCGTAAATCTAGAGCACTCGCCACGACACGATTCACTATCCTAGAGCCATCTACACAGCACACTTGCTTTTTACTGTACATGAGCGGTGTCCCCCATTAAACAGTCTTTTTAACCCCACCACAGACAGCGTTGTCGTACTTGGTACACAGGCTTCGTAACTTTTTGTTTCTGATGCAGCCATTGCTGTGGTTTTAGTGAGTGAGCCCTAACTGCTTTGTTTCCGGTTTGTGCTTCTACTCGACGCTTATGTTTCGAGTGAAAACATGCCATTTGTGACTATCGTCGTCTAGTGAAATGTCTGAAGGTTTTAAAAGTGCAACCACTGAAAAACAGTTTCAACCACACTAACATACGCGGTGCAAAGAATAGAAGCCGTACTGCAGCAGTTGTATTCTCCTGCTAACCTACCCATGATTTTTGGATGCTACGTCAAAGGCTGCTAGCTCAACTCCTCATTCAGGTTAGTCGCTCAAGGTCAGGCGCGGAAGCTCGACAACAAATCTGCTTGCTactcattaaaaaaagcaagAGCTTTGCTTCATACAAAGACAAAGTGGCAACTTCCATCCACCGCAGAAGGATTCAAATAAATAAGGCAACTTTGTATATTcagataaacaacaacaacaggaggaagaggaagctaAATATCAGTATTGGTGTGAAAAGTGACAGTAACCCTGGTTCTAAGAGTGCCGGGTGTTACCATACGCTAAAGAAAGTGGTAATATCAGTattcattcacaaacacacGTTCTGTTAAATATGTCACATCTTGCAGGAAAAAGCACGCAACATGGAGGGTCGCTAATGCAACAGCTTAACTAAACATTGTCAACTAcacctgttttttgttttgtttttcttagttGTCTagattggtaaaaaaaaaaaaaaacaggacacgTTCACACCAGAGGAGGAGTCAAGGGTCGCACATACTTCACTGGGTGACTCTGCACCACTTCATCTTTTATAAAAGAAACCCAGAATGCGACGCAATCTAATGTCACTAGTACGATGGTGACAGACCATCAAAAATCCCAGTAGATCATTTAAGACCttaagaaatacattttccctttgCTCTTTAGCAACATGACTGAATTCGCTGAGTCACATGCGGCCCAATACTTTGCTCCTCCTCTGGCGTGACAACAGAAGACCAGAACTAGTCCAGAGCTATACTGATCAAAACAGGTGAAAAGAGATGGCTTCAACCTGAACCAACATCACATTCTCATTATCACAAAGACATATATTCCAGTACTCcaggtctgtgtttgtgtgggatggggggcgcacacacacacacaaagagaaaaATCTTGATAC encodes:
- the mtmr1a gene encoding myotubularin-related protein 1a isoform X4 gives rise to the protein MDKQPGAAGVPDGSGPNRKPWTPASCSPVPGEAPESPSGSHVEWCKQLIAATISSQIAGPQEMVNRDNKDSLDDGLCYQGDSDSEQLPNASNLPALRYGAQVKMTQNQVPLLPGENIQTSVKDVMYICPFSGLVNGTLNITDYKLYFFSVERDFTLDVNLGVISRLETITVPNQGANTKGLELVCKDMRSPRFAYKTENTNPDVVELLAKYSFPLSHSMPLFAFSYKEQFPVDGWKVYDPTAEYRRQGLPNESWTISKMNASYELCDTYPSVLVIPTNITDEEIKRVAVFRAKHRIPVLSWIHPESQATIIRCSQPLVGPSDRRCKEDERLLQIIMDANAQSHKLTIFDARQSSVAVTNKTKDGGYESESFYPNVELNFLEIPNIHVMRESLRKMKDVVYPTIDEAHWHSNIDQTHWLEYIRLLLSGAVKIADKLESGKTSVVVHCSDGWDRTSQLTSLAMLMLDSYYRTLQGFQVLVEKEWISFGHRFEARVGHGDENHANSERSPLFVQFVDCVWQMTRQFPSAFEFNELFLITVLDHLYSCLFGTFLFNSEQERAAKDVQGETVSLWSYINSQPEEFTNPFYVDYQNQVLCPLVSSRHLELWSSYYARWNPRMRPQMPVHQTLKDLLFLRAELQRRVEELQREASSHSLSSPEHSPPSSHTGTPLHTTV
- the mtmr1a gene encoding myotubularin-related protein 1a isoform X7 produces the protein MDKQPGAAGVPDGSGPNRKPWTPASCSPVPGEAPESPSGSHVEWCKQLIAATISSQIAGPQEMVNRDNKNLPALRYGAQVKMTQNQVPLLPGENIQTSVKDVMYICPFSGLVNGTLNITDYKLYFFSVERDFTLDVNLGVISRLETITVPNQGANTKGLELVCKDMRSPRFAYKTENTNPDVVELLAKYSFPLSHSMPLFAFSYKEQFPVDGWKVYDPTAEYRRQGLPNESWTISKMNASYELCDTYPSVLVIPTNITDEEIKRVAVFRAKHRIPVLSWIHPESQATIIRCSQPLVGPSDRRCKEDERLLQIIMDANAQSHKLTIFDARQSSVAVTNKTKDGGYESESFYPNVELNFLEIPNIHVMRESLRKMKDVVYPTIDEAHWHSNIDQTHWLEYIRLLLSGAVKIADKLESGKTSVVVHCSDGWDRTSQLTSLAMLMLDSYYRTLQGFQVLVEKEWISFGHRFEARVGHGDENHANSERSPLFVQFVDCVWQMTRQFPSAFEFNELFLITVLDHLYSCLFGTFLFNSEQERAAKDVQGETVSLWSYINSQPEEFTNPFYVDYQNQVLCPLVSSRHLELWSSYYARWNPRMRPQMPVHQTLKDLLFLRAELQRRVEELQREASSHSLSSPEHSPPSSHTGTPLHTTV